From one Notolabrus celidotus isolate fNotCel1 chromosome 2, fNotCel1.pri, whole genome shotgun sequence genomic stretch:
- the si:ch211-247n2.1 gene encoding calcium-activated potassium channel subunit beta-2, whose protein sequence is MFLWAGSKASAGGSDRRSIYQKIREYDVLDKRKTMTALRAGEDRAILLGLSMVLLSVMMYFVVGITILRSYSDSLWTGEASCTIVNSTIVWDVNCSYGCGAECWKKSRYPCLQVYVSLNSSGKVMRLFHNEETQDSNPECFYTPKCRKDYSATHAVVQNISERLRSQHTVQCFVDPTDRMDSAILTQIYGRVAVFHSLFWPTCTLAGGTMIIAMVKLTQSLSIMCEGVSRIKR, encoded by the exons ATGTTTCTGTGGGCAGGAAGTAAAGCATCAGCTGGAGGAAGTGATCGCAG ATCCATCTATCAGAAGATTCGTGAATATGACGTCCTGGACAAGAGGAAGACGATGACAGCTCTGAGGGCAGGGGAGGACAGAGCCATCCTGCTGGGCCTCAGCATGGTCCTGCTCTCTGTCATGATGTACTTTGTCGTGGGAATAACCATCCTGCGCTCTTACTCTGACAG ttTATGGACAGGTGAAGCTAGCTGCACTATTGTGAACTCCACCATCGTGTGGGATGTGAACTGTTCCTATGGCTGTGGAGCAGAGTGCTGGAAAAAGTCCCGTTACCCCTGTCTGCAGGTCTATGTCAGCCTCAACTCCTCAGGGAAGGTGATGCGACTGTTTCACAATGAGGAGACACAGGACAGCAATCCTGAG TGCTTCTACACCCCAAAGTGCCGGAAGGACTACTCAGCCACACACGCTGTAGTTCAGAACATTTCTGAGCGTCTCAGGTCTCAGCACACTGTTCAGTGTTTTGTGGACCCAACAGACAGAATGGACAGCGCCATCCTGACTCAGATCTACGGTCGGGTTGCCGTCTTCCACTCCTTGTTCTGGCCGACCTGCACACTGGCTGGAGGGACCATGATCATCGCCATGGTGAAGCTGACTCAGTCCTTGTCGATCATGTGTGAGGGAGTTAGCCGCATAAAGAGGTGA